A stretch of DNA from Pangasianodon hypophthalmus isolate fPanHyp1 chromosome 2, fPanHyp1.pri, whole genome shotgun sequence:
tcatcatcatcaccatcatcatcaacatcatcaccatcatcatcaataacTTAGGAAGCTGATACATTCACTGATTAAACACTACTGCAGCGACTCACACTCACTGCgtccatgaacacacaccttcAGTCTGTCGAAGACATTACACAGGAGCGAGACGACACACACCCACTCGTGCAGCGATCGCCGCCGCGTCTCCTCTCGCCTCGTAAACTCCTGCTGCAGCCGAGTCAGCATGTTTCTCCTGAACACACTCGTGCTGCTCCGCTTCGCCTCCACCTGCCGTGCACACACtaactcatcatcatcatcatcatcataataataataagaagaagaagaagaagaagaagaagaaggaggaggagaaggaaatGTGTAACAGGAAGTAAAAAGCTTACAGTATGAACTATAACACtaaaaccaccaaaaaaaatttagatgtatttaaaagataaaatttAACATGAAATTGGTTAAATTGCAGTGATACATTAACAATCCTGTGAGTTTCATGAGACTgtacactcattacacactcattactcaTGTTCCAGGTCTACAGTTACACCTTTCTGACATGGAGATAAGCCCCGCCCCGATAAACACACGCTCAGCTCCGCCCACAGCTTTAACACGTCAGTGTTTAATGAGTGCTGTAAAGTGGGACGCTGTATTCGTACCTGCACTAAAGTACAGCAGATGTGTCCTGCGTCTCTGCACAGGGACGAGTCCTTCAGAGCCTGGTCCACTATCAGATCACACAACTTCACCAAGTCCACCATGCCGGGGTctgtgaggacacacacacacacacacacacacacacacacacacaaacacgcacacacacacacacaaacacgcacacacacacacacacaaacacgcacacacacacaaacacgcacacacacacacacacaaacacgcacacacacacaaacacgcacacacatgcgcgaATACGTCAGACAAATAAACATCCAATCAATACTGACGCACTTTAGGAACAACTTTACTATCGAACCATCTCATACAGACCAAAACACAATAAGAAAGTGACACACTGTTACTCAGGTGTTAATCACGTTTTAGTAAAATGTTACTCAGATGTTACTTGAATGTTAGTTATGTGTTACTCTGGTGTAAATCTGATATTATTTGACTGTCAGGTGGTACTCAGGTGTTACTCAGCTGTTCTCAGGTGTTTTCAGCTGTTACTCAGGTGTTAATTAAGTGTTATTCAGGTGTTAATTAAGTGTTAGTCGAATGTTGCTGAGGTACCTGTCAGTGCTGTTTTCAGCAtctgctgtgtttctgtgtttaaagCCTgaatcctccactcttctgtctGCTCCATCCTGCCACTCAGATCACTTTCCCctttaacacaaaataaatccaCACTTTACACAAAAACGCACAAAACCTgattaattcacacacacacacacacacacacacactataaacacataaactgCACTATTTCTCCCATATAAACAAAGCGAGCTAACACGCTGTTACAAACTTTCACCATTCATTAGACTGCAGAATAATGACATGGTAATGAATGACCTGTAACAGCTAACAGAGAAAAACGCTATAAATGATGTAATAACGCACTAAAAGTAGCTCGAAACCGCTTTATTTACCGACTCCGGTGTTTTTACTGCATCAGCTGCTGCACACTGCATCCTGAGGACCCCGGGGGGAACTATAGGTGTCTATAGCGATCGCCTGTGTTAAAATAAACGCACTTGGGAAATAATCGGGAATTATTGTTTAAACAAATTCAAGTaacaaatatcaaataatagatgtttttgtgtttgtttgagaATAAATATCTTGAACTATTTGAGAATATATGCAAATAATTTCACATCCAGCTGCCCGAAAACAGGCATCTAAGCACTTACCTAAACTGAATAGCGTTgatctgcgcatgcgcagtggtCACTTCTTCTAGCTCATGTATAACTTATCGATTAAGgatgtaaacatttatttaactaatgaataaaaaatattaaatagttaATGACTTTATATATGTCTATAAAACAGTGAATAAagatgcatatatatatatatatatatatatatatatatatatatatatatatatatatatacacacaattagtcttagttttatttatttataaatttagaattagtcttttttaattataacCATGGGCAATAAATAGTAATTAGTCAGGAAACGGCTGTAAATATTACTGCACTGTTTCATATCATTATTTTCCCCCAATtatctctttttatttgtttaatttagaCACAAtttatagtattatattatattctatagTGATGTGAGTGCACAGTAAGCATTAATTagttataaagttataatagTATCTGCATCTGCtatcatttttaaagtattaacAGTCAAACAGagtaattatttaatcaaattcaATCTATTTCACAGAAGAAAAGATGAAAGTGAGTATAAACAGCACAgtgtatttcagaaatattatgATTTATCTTATGATTGGTGTACTTGGAGATTAATGTTaagtaaaataatattaataat
This window harbors:
- the mif4gda gene encoding MIF4G domain-containing protein A isoform X2, with the protein product MEQTEEWRIQALNTETQQMLKTALTDPGMVDLVKLCDLIVDQALKDSSLCRDAGHICCTLVQVEAKRSSTSVFRRNMLTRLQQEFTRREETRRRSLHEWVCVVSLLCNVFDRLKVNNSPMAALVDPVYDCLFRLAQPDALVNEVEVDCLALQLHRVGEQLEKLNTRRMDELFFLLRDGFLLQDDLSSMSRLLLLELLEFRAASWNLSKNAQRYYYSEVVE